In Zingiber officinale cultivar Zhangliang chromosome 6A, Zo_v1.1, whole genome shotgun sequence, a single genomic region encodes these proteins:
- the LOC121996474 gene encoding transcription termination factor MTERF8, chloroplastic-like: MKRLHYFSFFCKTVSSAPSPRPHDAALLFAVLPYSASATAAGAASITGKHMFMAQYLVDSCGFDQEKATEASKLLKGIQSRQQPDSVLAFLKSYGFNDSTVKRYLLFSPKCLLLDVEKTLAPKFQAFEDLGLSPSDIVHLVRSNPSTIQMKHERIRSKIEFWQGLLSSKDALVKLIKRNRGILTWSIEKRIQPNLELLQECGVDGQKLAFILRNRPKIVTQNADYLKSLISRAEDLGVPRTSGMFHCTLSALFTVSREKFKMQMELFRSFGWSEDDFVVAFQKWPTFLQGSLTTLQRKMEFLINEAGYASSYIATRPVILTLSLERRMIPRHRILATLKSWGHCERNYKEIAYMLDSEAKFLEKYIILYKDRYPALTKLYASLNHSNTSDSGLQ, translated from the coding sequence ATGAAGAGGCTACATTACTTCTCCTTCTTCTGCAAAACCGTGTCTTCCGCTCCTTCTCCTCGACCCCACGATGCTGCCCTCCTCTTTGCCGTCTTACCTTATTCGGCCTCAGCCACTGCCGCCGGTGCCGCATCCATCACTGGGAAGCATATGTTCATGGCCCAGTACCTCGTCGACTCATGTGGCTTCGACCAGGAGAAGGCCACCGAGGCCTCGAAGCTTCTCAAGGGCATCCAATCCCGGCAGCAGCCCGACTCCGTGCTTGCTTTCCTCAAAAGTTACGGTTTTAACGATTCCACAGTCAAAAGGTACCTACTTTTCTCCCCCAAATGTCTTCTTTTGGATGTAGAGAAGACACTTGCCCCAAAGTTCCAAGCTTTCGAAGATCTGGGTCTCTCCCCATCCGACATCGTCCACCTCGTCAGGTCGAATCCCTCCACCATCCAAATGAAACACGAACGCATTCGATCTAAGATCGAATTTTGGCAAGGCCTTCTCAGCTCCAAGGATGCACTGGTGAAGTTGATCAAGAGAAACCGAGGGATTCTTACGTGGAGCATTGAGAAGAGGATCCAGCCCAACCTTGAGTTGCTTCAGGAATGTGGCGTGGACGGCCAAAAGCTCGCCTTTATCTTGAGGAATCGCCCAAAGATCGTGACACAAAATGCTGATTACTTAAAGTCCTTGATTAGTCGCGCGGAGGACTTGGGAGTGCCACGGACATCGGGGATGTTCCATTGCACTCTGAGTGCACTCTTCACGGTCAGTCgagagaagttcaagatgcaaatgGAATTGTTCCGGAGCTTTGGGTGGTCAGAGGACGATTTTGTTGTGGCATTCCAGAAATGGCCTACCTTCCTGCAAGGGTCTTTGACGACTTTGCAGAGAAAAATGGAGTTCTTGATAAATGAGGCTGGATATGCTTCTTCTTACATTGCTACACGTCCAGTAATATTGACACTGAGCTTGGAGAGAAGGATGATTCCAAGACATCGGATCTTGGCAACCTTGAAGTCTTGGGGGCACTGTGAAAGGAATTACAAAGAGATAGCATACATGCTGGATTCCGAGGCCAAATTCTTAGAGAAGTACATTATCCTCTACAAGGACAGGTATCCAGCTCTGACTAAACTCTATGCAAGCTTAAACCACTCCAATACTTCTGATTCTGGACTTCAATGA